A section of the Vespa velutina chromosome 6, iVesVel2.1, whole genome shotgun sequence genome encodes:
- the LOC124950096 gene encoding replication factor C subunit 3, whose product MSLWVDKYRPTTFSKLDYHKEQAEYLKNMVHKGDFPHLLIYGPSGAGKKTRIMCILKELYGSGVERLRMENMQFETPSKKKLEIMTISSNYHIEVNPSDVNIYDKVVVMDLVKMTAQTHQIDPTGQREFKVILLTNVDQLTRDAQHALRRTMEKYIATCRLILCANSISRVSPAIRSRCLGIRVPAPSITEIKSILQSVCKRESLTLPDELATRIANISGRNLRRAILMLEACKVEQYPFTANQNISEPDWQIFIRTTANMMITEQTPKKLLDIRKRLYELLTHLIPCDVIFKGLLQECIKNCDLQLKSEITFIAAEYEHRMLNGSKAIFHLEAFIARFMAIYKKFMDSSLEDFV is encoded by the exons atgagttTGTGGGTAGATAAATATAGGCCAACTACATTTTCTAAATTAGATTATCATAAGGAACAAGCAgaatatcttaaaaatatg gTACATAAAGGAGACTTTCCACATTTGTTAATATATGGACCATCCGGAGCTGGAAAAAAAACTCGTATAATGTGtattttgaaagaattatATGGTTCTGGAGTTGAAAGATTACGAATGGAAAATATGCAGTTTGAG actccttctaaaaaaaaattagaaataatgacTATAAGCAGTAATTATCACATAGAAGTAAATCCCAgcgatgtaaatatatatgataaagttGTTGTAATGGATTTAGTAAAAATGACAGCACAAACTCATCAAATTGATCCGACCGGACAAAGAGAGTTTAAAG tgattttattaacaaatgtgGATCAACTTACAAGGGATGCTCAACATGCACTACGTAGAACcatggaaaaatatattgctaCTTGCAGATTAATTCTTTGTGCAAATTCTATATCTCGTGTATCACCAGCTATTCGATCTCGATGCCTAGGAATACGTGTTCCTGCACCATCGATAACAgaaattaaatctattttacAATCAGTCTGTAAACGGGAAAGTCTAACTTTGCCAGATGAATTAGCTACCAGAATTGCTAATATTAGTGGGAGGAATCTTAGAAGGGCAATATTAATGCTTGAAGCTTGTAAAGTTGAACA GTATCCATTTACTGccaatcaaaatatttcagaACCTGATTggcaaatatttattcgtactACGGCTAATATGATGATAACAGAACAAACTCCTAAAAAGCTattagatattagaaaaagactttatgaattattaacgCATTTAATACCTTGTGATGTAATTTTTAAAGGATTGTTACAAGAATGTATCAAAAATTGTGATCTTCAATTAAAAAGTGAAATTACATTCATAGCTGCTGAATATGAGCATAGAATGCTAAATGGATCTAAAGCTATTTTTCACTTAGAAGCTTTTATTGCTAGATTTATggctatatataaaaaatttatggaTTCGTCGCTTGAAGATTTcgtatga
- the LOC124950094 gene encoding ras association domain-containing protein 8 isoform X2, with amino-acid sequence MELKVWVEGIQRIVCGVTENTTCQDVVYALAHATAQTGRFTLVERWRTNERLLAPYENPLKILLKWGEYSSEVQLILRRSIDNNKNPGSSASRITHGTRINGTTNMSSEVGATNNVQEDSKTTPTILNSDFDDLQGGLERNRDTRKSLTFGGFQGNLTENNADIQMENVAIVQPTPHFKNKELNIRKNIPQSPTRGANPDINAHLSQKKIREVPPYRDPPGPASPPLRTLPPYRDPPPPNLNSPARSQYASSTNSNIPHIHKEEQPSSSNTVKLKRNLIQEFQDTKSQTQTIGQLSGQTQNMMTVAYTQRYVDLIRLVNKQRDTISAQQADLTKFDAEILYWETKNREQMHQMDFISQELNRIEANGRIIEDQLKELAHVEEESEIVRQQEKTLKSEITLLRSKLANCETELLQCKNKIRFIMEELAVEQHNTNRETDERQIIERKIINEVERLQNEVEQAKRSAELASQCAESLKLEIVSLESAIVEKKLQVERLVADMKEANLQSLTVACQDEQVKSLLEGAHKPGSTRKMIGSPRQLETAVPTSKNPHGVWV; translated from the exons ATGGAACTGAAAGTATGGGTGGAAGGTATACAACGTATTGTGTGTGGAGTTACAGAAAATACTACTTGTCAG GATGTTGTATATGCTCTTGCACATGCAACAGCACAGACCGGTAGATTTACCTTAGTAGAACGTTGGAGAACTAATGAACGGCTTTTAGCTCCATATGAAAACCCTCTTaag attttattaaaatgggGAGAGTATTCTTCTGAAGTCCAGCTGATTTTGAGACGTTCTattgataacaataaaaatccAGGATCATCAGCATCAAGAATAACCCATGGAACACGAATAAATGGGACAACAAATATGTCATCAGAAGTTGGAGCAACAAACAATGTTCAAGAGGATTCTAAAACTACTCCAACGATTTTAAATTCAGATTTTGATGACTTACAAGGTGGCCTAGAAAGAAATCGCGATACAAGAAAGTCATTAACATTTGGTGGATTTCAAGGGAATCTTACTGAGAATAATGCTGAT ATTCAAATGGAGAATGTTGCTATTGTTCAGCCTACACCAcattttaaaaacaaagaattaaatatccGAAAAAATATCCCACAATCTCCTACACGAGGTGCTAATCCTGATA ttaatGCGCATTTAtctcagaaaaaaataagggagGTTCCTCCTTATAGAGATCCTCCAGGACCAGCTTCTCCTCCATTACGAACATTACCACCATATAGAGATCCACCACCACCAAATTTAAATAGTCCAGCAAGATCGCAATACGCTTCTAGCACAAACAGTAATATTCCACATATTCATAAAGAAGAGCAACCATCATCTAGCAACActgtaaaattgaaaagaaatttaattcag GAATTTCAAGATACAAAAAGTCAAACCCAAACAATTGGTCAATTATCTGGCCAAACACAGAATATGATGACTGTTGCTTATACTCAACGTTATGTTGACCTTATTAGACTAGTCAATAAACAAAGAGATACTATTAGTGCACAACAAGCAGATCTCACTAAA tttgacgcagaaatattatattgggAAACTAAAAATAGAGAACAAATGCATCAAATGGATTTTATTTCCCAAGAATTAAATCGCATTGAAGCAAATGGTCGTATTATAGAAGATcag CTTAAAGAATTAGCTCATGTGGAAGAAGAAAGTGAAATTGTAAGGCAGCAAGAAAAAACTTTAAAATCTGAGATAACGCTTCTCAGATCAAAGCTTGCAAATTGTGAAACAGAATTACttcaatgtaaaaataagATTAG ATTTATCATGGAAGAACTTGCTGTAGAACAACATAATACTAATCGTGAGACAGACGAGCGTCAAATAattgaacgaaaaataattaatgaagttGAACGTCTTCAGAACGAAGTAGAACAAGCTAAACGATCAGCCGAGTTAGCTTCACAATGCGCAGAATCGTTAAAACTTGAAATAGTTAGTTTGGAGTCGGcgattgtagaaaaaaaattacaagttGAGAGATTAGTAGCTGATATGAAAGAGGCAAATTTACAAAGTTTAACTGTTGCTTGTCAAGATGAACAAGTAAAATCTTTACTAGAAG gtGCCCATAAACCAGGAAGTACACGTAAAATGATAGGATCTCCTAGACAATTAGAGACAGCAGTACCCACAAGTAAAAATCCACATGGAGTTTGGGTCTAA
- the LOC124950097 gene encoding succinate dehydrogenase cytochrome b560 subunit, mitochondrial-like, with protein MALCYTRLLCRRSIGFQHFRSLYTSNSLTTSLSQPLRANICETHDEKNMRLKRPMSPHLTIYQVQLTALLSISHRTTGIILSSYAMFLGLGTLFVPGGIPCVIELLSELNLPVPILFAGKTLLAFPATFHMFNGFRHLAWDLGMFLTIKQVYSTGYAVVALAAISAVVLAAM; from the exons ATGGCATTGTGTTATACTAg gcTTCTTTGTCGACGAAGTATTGGCTTTCAACATTTTCGAAGCTTATATACAAGCAA TTCACTTACCACATCTTTATCACAACCATTACGTGCAAATATCTGTGAAACACACGATGAAAAGAATATGCGTCTTAAACGACCTATGTCACCACATTTGACTATCTATCAAGTGCAATTAACAGCATTGCTTTCTATATCACATCGTACAACTGGCATAATACTATCAAGTTATGCTATGTTTTTAGGTCTTg GTACTTTATTTGTGCCAGGTGGAATACCTTGCGTTATAGAACTTTTAAGCGAATTAAATTTGCCTGTTCCTATACTTTTTGCAGGCAAAACATTACTTGCTTTTCCTGCTACATTTCATATGTTCAATGGATTTCGACATTTG gCTTGGGATTTAGGAATGTTTCTGACAATTAAACAAGTATATTCAACAGGCTATGCAGTAGTTGCTTTAGCAGCTATTTCTGCTGTTGTTTTAGCAGCTATGTAA
- the LOC124950094 gene encoding ras association domain-containing protein 8 isoform X1 yields the protein MELKVWVEGIQRIVCGVTENTTCQDVVYALAHATAQTGRFTLVERWRTNERLLAPYENPLKILLKWGEYSSEVQLILRRSIDNNKNPGSSASRITHGTRINGTTNMSSEVGATNNVQEDSKTTPTILNSDFDDLQGGLERNRDTRKSLTFGGFQGNLTENNADIQMENVAIVQPTPHFKNKELNIRKNIPQSPTRGANPDINAHLSQKKIREVPPYRDPPGPASPPLRTLPPYRDPPPPNLNSPARSQYASSTNSNIPHIHKEEQPSSSNTVKLKRNLIQVEFQDTKSQTQTIGQLSGQTQNMMTVAYTQRYVDLIRLVNKQRDTISAQQADLTKFDAEILYWETKNREQMHQMDFISQELNRIEANGRIIEDQLKELAHVEEESEIVRQQEKTLKSEITLLRSKLANCETELLQCKNKIRFIMEELAVEQHNTNRETDERQIIERKIINEVERLQNEVEQAKRSAELASQCAESLKLEIVSLESAIVEKKLQVERLVADMKEANLQSLTVACQDEQVKSLLEGAHKPGSTRKMIGSPRQLETAVPTSKNPHGVWV from the exons ATGGAACTGAAAGTATGGGTGGAAGGTATACAACGTATTGTGTGTGGAGTTACAGAAAATACTACTTGTCAG GATGTTGTATATGCTCTTGCACATGCAACAGCACAGACCGGTAGATTTACCTTAGTAGAACGTTGGAGAACTAATGAACGGCTTTTAGCTCCATATGAAAACCCTCTTaag attttattaaaatgggGAGAGTATTCTTCTGAAGTCCAGCTGATTTTGAGACGTTCTattgataacaataaaaatccAGGATCATCAGCATCAAGAATAACCCATGGAACACGAATAAATGGGACAACAAATATGTCATCAGAAGTTGGAGCAACAAACAATGTTCAAGAGGATTCTAAAACTACTCCAACGATTTTAAATTCAGATTTTGATGACTTACAAGGTGGCCTAGAAAGAAATCGCGATACAAGAAAGTCATTAACATTTGGTGGATTTCAAGGGAATCTTACTGAGAATAATGCTGAT ATTCAAATGGAGAATGTTGCTATTGTTCAGCCTACACCAcattttaaaaacaaagaattaaatatccGAAAAAATATCCCACAATCTCCTACACGAGGTGCTAATCCTGATA ttaatGCGCATTTAtctcagaaaaaaataagggagGTTCCTCCTTATAGAGATCCTCCAGGACCAGCTTCTCCTCCATTACGAACATTACCACCATATAGAGATCCACCACCACCAAATTTAAATAGTCCAGCAAGATCGCAATACGCTTCTAGCACAAACAGTAATATTCCACATATTCATAAAGAAGAGCAACCATCATCTAGCAACActgtaaaattgaaaagaaatttaattcagGTA GAATTTCAAGATACAAAAAGTCAAACCCAAACAATTGGTCAATTATCTGGCCAAACACAGAATATGATGACTGTTGCTTATACTCAACGTTATGTTGACCTTATTAGACTAGTCAATAAACAAAGAGATACTATTAGTGCACAACAAGCAGATCTCACTAAA tttgacgcagaaatattatattgggAAACTAAAAATAGAGAACAAATGCATCAAATGGATTTTATTTCCCAAGAATTAAATCGCATTGAAGCAAATGGTCGTATTATAGAAGATcag CTTAAAGAATTAGCTCATGTGGAAGAAGAAAGTGAAATTGTAAGGCAGCAAGAAAAAACTTTAAAATCTGAGATAACGCTTCTCAGATCAAAGCTTGCAAATTGTGAAACAGAATTACttcaatgtaaaaataagATTAG ATTTATCATGGAAGAACTTGCTGTAGAACAACATAATACTAATCGTGAGACAGACGAGCGTCAAATAattgaacgaaaaataattaatgaagttGAACGTCTTCAGAACGAAGTAGAACAAGCTAAACGATCAGCCGAGTTAGCTTCACAATGCGCAGAATCGTTAAAACTTGAAATAGTTAGTTTGGAGTCGGcgattgtagaaaaaaaattacaagttGAGAGATTAGTAGCTGATATGAAAGAGGCAAATTTACAAAGTTTAACTGTTGCTTGTCAAGATGAACAAGTAAAATCTTTACTAGAAG gtGCCCATAAACCAGGAAGTACACGTAAAATGATAGGATCTCCTAGACAATTAGAGACAGCAGTACCCACAAGTAAAAATCCACATGGAGTTTGGGTCTAA
- the LOC124950094 gene encoding ras association domain-containing protein 8 isoform X3, producing MELKVWVEGIQRIVCGVTENTTCQDVVYALAHATAQTGRFTLVERWRTNERLLAPYENPLKILLKWGEYSSEVQLILRRSIDNNKNPGSSASRITHGTRINGTTNMSSEVGATNNVQEDSKTTPTILNSDFDDLQGGLERNRDTRKSLTFGGFQGNLTENNADIQMENVAIVQPTPHFKNKELNIRKNIPQSPTRGANPDINAHLSQKKIREVPPYRDPPGPASPPLRTLPPYRDPPPPNLNSPARSQYASSTNSNIPHIHKEEQPSSSNTEFQDTKSQTQTIGQLSGQTQNMMTVAYTQRYVDLIRLVNKQRDTISAQQADLTKFDAEILYWETKNREQMHQMDFISQELNRIEANGRIIEDQLKELAHVEEESEIVRQQEKTLKSEITLLRSKLANCETELLQCKNKIRFIMEELAVEQHNTNRETDERQIIERKIINEVERLQNEVEQAKRSAELASQCAESLKLEIVSLESAIVEKKLQVERLVADMKEANLQSLTVACQDEQVKSLLEGAHKPGSTRKMIGSPRQLETAVPTSKNPHGVWV from the exons ATGGAACTGAAAGTATGGGTGGAAGGTATACAACGTATTGTGTGTGGAGTTACAGAAAATACTACTTGTCAG GATGTTGTATATGCTCTTGCACATGCAACAGCACAGACCGGTAGATTTACCTTAGTAGAACGTTGGAGAACTAATGAACGGCTTTTAGCTCCATATGAAAACCCTCTTaag attttattaaaatgggGAGAGTATTCTTCTGAAGTCCAGCTGATTTTGAGACGTTCTattgataacaataaaaatccAGGATCATCAGCATCAAGAATAACCCATGGAACACGAATAAATGGGACAACAAATATGTCATCAGAAGTTGGAGCAACAAACAATGTTCAAGAGGATTCTAAAACTACTCCAACGATTTTAAATTCAGATTTTGATGACTTACAAGGTGGCCTAGAAAGAAATCGCGATACAAGAAAGTCATTAACATTTGGTGGATTTCAAGGGAATCTTACTGAGAATAATGCTGAT ATTCAAATGGAGAATGTTGCTATTGTTCAGCCTACACCAcattttaaaaacaaagaattaaatatccGAAAAAATATCCCACAATCTCCTACACGAGGTGCTAATCCTGATA ttaatGCGCATTTAtctcagaaaaaaataagggagGTTCCTCCTTATAGAGATCCTCCAGGACCAGCTTCTCCTCCATTACGAACATTACCACCATATAGAGATCCACCACCACCAAATTTAAATAGTCCAGCAAGATCGCAATACGCTTCTAGCACAAACAGTAATATTCCACATATTCATAAAGAAGAGCAACCATCATCTAGCAACAct GAATTTCAAGATACAAAAAGTCAAACCCAAACAATTGGTCAATTATCTGGCCAAACACAGAATATGATGACTGTTGCTTATACTCAACGTTATGTTGACCTTATTAGACTAGTCAATAAACAAAGAGATACTATTAGTGCACAACAAGCAGATCTCACTAAA tttgacgcagaaatattatattgggAAACTAAAAATAGAGAACAAATGCATCAAATGGATTTTATTTCCCAAGAATTAAATCGCATTGAAGCAAATGGTCGTATTATAGAAGATcag CTTAAAGAATTAGCTCATGTGGAAGAAGAAAGTGAAATTGTAAGGCAGCAAGAAAAAACTTTAAAATCTGAGATAACGCTTCTCAGATCAAAGCTTGCAAATTGTGAAACAGAATTACttcaatgtaaaaataagATTAG ATTTATCATGGAAGAACTTGCTGTAGAACAACATAATACTAATCGTGAGACAGACGAGCGTCAAATAattgaacgaaaaataattaatgaagttGAACGTCTTCAGAACGAAGTAGAACAAGCTAAACGATCAGCCGAGTTAGCTTCACAATGCGCAGAATCGTTAAAACTTGAAATAGTTAGTTTGGAGTCGGcgattgtagaaaaaaaattacaagttGAGAGATTAGTAGCTGATATGAAAGAGGCAAATTTACAAAGTTTAACTGTTGCTTGTCAAGATGAACAAGTAAAATCTTTACTAGAAG gtGCCCATAAACCAGGAAGTACACGTAAAATGATAGGATCTCCTAGACAATTAGAGACAGCAGTACCCACAAGTAAAAATCCACATGGAGTTTGGGTCTAA
- the LOC124950094 gene encoding ras association domain-containing protein 8 isoform X5, translated as MSSEVGATNNVQEDSKTTPTILNSDFDDLQGGLERNRDTRKSLTFGGFQGNLTENNADIQMENVAIVQPTPHFKNKELNIRKNIPQSPTRGANPDINAHLSQKKIREVPPYRDPPGPASPPLRTLPPYRDPPPPNLNSPARSQYASSTNSNIPHIHKEEQPSSSNTVKLKRNLIQVEFQDTKSQTQTIGQLSGQTQNMMTVAYTQRYVDLIRLVNKQRDTISAQQADLTKFDAEILYWETKNREQMHQMDFISQELNRIEANGRIIEDQLKELAHVEEESEIVRQQEKTLKSEITLLRSKLANCETELLQCKNKIRFIMEELAVEQHNTNRETDERQIIERKIINEVERLQNEVEQAKRSAELASQCAESLKLEIVSLESAIVEKKLQVERLVADMKEANLQSLTVACQDEQVKSLLEGAHKPGSTRKMIGSPRQLETAVPTSKNPHGVWV; from the exons ATGTCATCAGAAGTTGGAGCAACAAACAATGTTCAAGAGGATTCTAAAACTACTCCAACGATTTTAAATTCAGATTTTGATGACTTACAAGGTGGCCTAGAAAGAAATCGCGATACAAGAAAGTCATTAACATTTGGTGGATTTCAAGGGAATCTTACTGAGAATAATGCTGAT ATTCAAATGGAGAATGTTGCTATTGTTCAGCCTACACCAcattttaaaaacaaagaattaaatatccGAAAAAATATCCCACAATCTCCTACACGAGGTGCTAATCCTGATA ttaatGCGCATTTAtctcagaaaaaaataagggagGTTCCTCCTTATAGAGATCCTCCAGGACCAGCTTCTCCTCCATTACGAACATTACCACCATATAGAGATCCACCACCACCAAATTTAAATAGTCCAGCAAGATCGCAATACGCTTCTAGCACAAACAGTAATATTCCACATATTCATAAAGAAGAGCAACCATCATCTAGCAACActgtaaaattgaaaagaaatttaattcagGTA GAATTTCAAGATACAAAAAGTCAAACCCAAACAATTGGTCAATTATCTGGCCAAACACAGAATATGATGACTGTTGCTTATACTCAACGTTATGTTGACCTTATTAGACTAGTCAATAAACAAAGAGATACTATTAGTGCACAACAAGCAGATCTCACTAAA tttgacgcagaaatattatattgggAAACTAAAAATAGAGAACAAATGCATCAAATGGATTTTATTTCCCAAGAATTAAATCGCATTGAAGCAAATGGTCGTATTATAGAAGATcag CTTAAAGAATTAGCTCATGTGGAAGAAGAAAGTGAAATTGTAAGGCAGCAAGAAAAAACTTTAAAATCTGAGATAACGCTTCTCAGATCAAAGCTTGCAAATTGTGAAACAGAATTACttcaatgtaaaaataagATTAG ATTTATCATGGAAGAACTTGCTGTAGAACAACATAATACTAATCGTGAGACAGACGAGCGTCAAATAattgaacgaaaaataattaatgaagttGAACGTCTTCAGAACGAAGTAGAACAAGCTAAACGATCAGCCGAGTTAGCTTCACAATGCGCAGAATCGTTAAAACTTGAAATAGTTAGTTTGGAGTCGGcgattgtagaaaaaaaattacaagttGAGAGATTAGTAGCTGATATGAAAGAGGCAAATTTACAAAGTTTAACTGTTGCTTGTCAAGATGAACAAGTAAAATCTTTACTAGAAG gtGCCCATAAACCAGGAAGTACACGTAAAATGATAGGATCTCCTAGACAATTAGAGACAGCAGTACCCACAAGTAAAAATCCACATGGAGTTTGGGTCTAA
- the LOC124950094 gene encoding uncharacterized protein LOC124950094 isoform X4, whose amino-acid sequence MGGRYTTYCVWSYRKYYLSGSSASRITHGTRINGTTNMSSEVGATNNVQEDSKTTPTILNSDFDDLQGGLERNRDTRKSLTFGGFQGNLTENNADIQMENVAIVQPTPHFKNKELNIRKNIPQSPTRGANPDINAHLSQKKIREVPPYRDPPGPASPPLRTLPPYRDPPPPNLNSPARSQYASSTNSNIPHIHKEEQPSSSNTVKLKRNLIQVEFQDTKSQTQTIGQLSGQTQNMMTVAYTQRYVDLIRLVNKQRDTISAQQADLTKFDAEILYWETKNREQMHQMDFISQELNRIEANGRIIEDQLKELAHVEEESEIVRQQEKTLKSEITLLRSKLANCETELLQCKNKIRFIMEELAVEQHNTNRETDERQIIERKIINEVERLQNEVEQAKRSAELASQCAESLKLEIVSLESAIVEKKLQVERLVADMKEANLQSLTVACQDEQVKSLLEGAHKPGSTRKMIGSPRQLETAVPTSKNPHGVWV is encoded by the exons ATGGGTGGAAGGTATACAACGTATTGTGTGTGGAGTTACAGAAAATACTACTTGTCAG GATCATCAGCATCAAGAATAACCCATGGAACACGAATAAATGGGACAACAAATATGTCATCAGAAGTTGGAGCAACAAACAATGTTCAAGAGGATTCTAAAACTACTCCAACGATTTTAAATTCAGATTTTGATGACTTACAAGGTGGCCTAGAAAGAAATCGCGATACAAGAAAGTCATTAACATTTGGTGGATTTCAAGGGAATCTTACTGAGAATAATGCTGAT ATTCAAATGGAGAATGTTGCTATTGTTCAGCCTACACCAcattttaaaaacaaagaattaaatatccGAAAAAATATCCCACAATCTCCTACACGAGGTGCTAATCCTGATA ttaatGCGCATTTAtctcagaaaaaaataagggagGTTCCTCCTTATAGAGATCCTCCAGGACCAGCTTCTCCTCCATTACGAACATTACCACCATATAGAGATCCACCACCACCAAATTTAAATAGTCCAGCAAGATCGCAATACGCTTCTAGCACAAACAGTAATATTCCACATATTCATAAAGAAGAGCAACCATCATCTAGCAACActgtaaaattgaaaagaaatttaattcagGTA GAATTTCAAGATACAAAAAGTCAAACCCAAACAATTGGTCAATTATCTGGCCAAACACAGAATATGATGACTGTTGCTTATACTCAACGTTATGTTGACCTTATTAGACTAGTCAATAAACAAAGAGATACTATTAGTGCACAACAAGCAGATCTCACTAAA tttgacgcagaaatattatattgggAAACTAAAAATAGAGAACAAATGCATCAAATGGATTTTATTTCCCAAGAATTAAATCGCATTGAAGCAAATGGTCGTATTATAGAAGATcag CTTAAAGAATTAGCTCATGTGGAAGAAGAAAGTGAAATTGTAAGGCAGCAAGAAAAAACTTTAAAATCTGAGATAACGCTTCTCAGATCAAAGCTTGCAAATTGTGAAACAGAATTACttcaatgtaaaaataagATTAG ATTTATCATGGAAGAACTTGCTGTAGAACAACATAATACTAATCGTGAGACAGACGAGCGTCAAATAattgaacgaaaaataattaatgaagttGAACGTCTTCAGAACGAAGTAGAACAAGCTAAACGATCAGCCGAGTTAGCTTCACAATGCGCAGAATCGTTAAAACTTGAAATAGTTAGTTTGGAGTCGGcgattgtagaaaaaaaattacaagttGAGAGATTAGTAGCTGATATGAAAGAGGCAAATTTACAAAGTTTAACTGTTGCTTGTCAAGATGAACAAGTAAAATCTTTACTAGAAG gtGCCCATAAACCAGGAAGTACACGTAAAATGATAGGATCTCCTAGACAATTAGAGACAGCAGTACCCACAAGTAAAAATCCACATGGAGTTTGGGTCTAA